A stretch of Telopea speciosissima isolate NSW1024214 ecotype Mountain lineage chromosome 11, Tspe_v1, whole genome shotgun sequence DNA encodes these proteins:
- the LOC122645006 gene encoding uncharacterized protein LOC122645006, translating into METIEVNDSLFGLEADSKTAYLNALKNSEKLWYKKSRIKSLREGDHNSKFFHLSTLIRRAKCQICGLKNDAGAWVSDPGEVANLIYDFYEKFHRAVPLDNHLELLDVIPSSIGNMDQLMLDAIPDLGEIKAAVWDLDLDSSPGPNGFQGVFFRHCWEIIETDVWRAIINFFREGGLLPRLISEEQGTFQKGKVIFSNICLASELANLMHKSVRGGGIGLKLDILKAYDSLSWDFFFNVLRKFVAASTSFLYVHLGLGEWYVHVLKEFLVKYQCFTGQRINLDKSKLFCGAIIPSRKRRISDVLNIPLCSLPTKYLGVDIFKGRVTIAMVLPLVDKFKSRLSGWKGKLLSLADRVELVKSVMLSISVHNFLVYWWPSSLVSLMEKWIRNFIWAGDIESRKLVVAKWDLLCRPKSEGGLGIRKLRDVSSALLCKLEWSNKHDNSMVNKFLRARYMDGNGSLKTPSSPSSPSSIWPGINKVWSVVQRNERWIIGDGSSIKFWKDYWFGNTSIPMASSLLEDWFHDKKAKFSDIIKDASWSLP; encoded by the exons ATGGAGACTATCGAGGTGAATGATTCTTTGTTTGGGTTGGAGGCCGATTCTAAGACTGCCTACCTTAATGCCTTAAAGAATAGTGAGAAACTGTGGTACAAAAAATCGAGAATCAAATCGCTGAGAGAGGGTGACCACAATTCAAAATTCTTTCACCTTTCTACCTTGATAAGGAGAGCAAAGTGTCAGATTTGTGGCCTTAAGAATGATGCAGGGGCGTGGGTGTCTGACCCAGGTGAGGTGGCAAAccttatttatgatttttatgaGAAGTTCCATAGGGCGGTTCCTCTTGACAATCACTTGGAACTGCTGGATGTGATCCCCTCTTCGATTGGAAACATGGACCAGTTGATGTTGGATGCCATTCCTGATCTGGGGGAGATTAAGGCTGCAGTGTGGGACCTAGACCTGGATAGCTCGCCAGGTCCGAATGGTTTCCAAGGGGTATTCTTCAGGCATTGTTGGGAGATTATTGAGACTGATGTTTGGCGTGCCATCATAAACTTCTTCAGAGAAG GGGGTCTGCTGCCTCGCCTTATCTCTGAGGAACAGGGCACTTTTCAGAAAGGAAAAGTAATCTTCTCCAATATCTGTTTGGCTTCGGAGTTAGCTAATCTGATGCACAAGTCTGTGAGGGGTGGTGGCATTGGTTTGAAGTTGGACATCTTAAAGGCATATGATTCCCTCTCTtgggatttcttcttcaatgtcttgaggAAATTTGTGGCTGCATCAACTTCTTTCCTCTACGTGCATCTTGGTCTTGGTGAATG GTATGTCCATGTGTTGAAGGAGTTTTTGGTGAAATACCAATGTTTCACAGGCCAAAGAATCAACCTTGACAAAAGCAAACTCTTCTGTGGAGCTATCATCCCTTCGAGAAAGCGGAGGATCTCGGACGTGCTAAATATCCCTCTTTGCTCCCTCCCAACGAAATACCTGGGTGTTGACATCTTTAAAGGGAGGGTTACTATTGCAATGGTCCTTCCGTTGGTGGATAAATTCAAAAGTAGACTTTCTGGGTGGAAGGGTAAACTCCTATCCCTCGCAGATAGAGTGGAACTTGTGAAATCGGTCATGCTTAGCATCTCGGTGCACAACTTTTTGGTATATTGGTGGCCGTCTTCCCTGGTTTCTCTCATGGAGAAGTGGATCAGAAACTTCATCTGGGCCGGTGACATTGAATCGAGGAAACTTGTTGTGGCTAAGTGGGATTTGCTGTGTAGACCAAAATCAGAAGGTGGTTTGGGCATCAGGAAACTGCGTGATGTGAGCTCAGCCCTTCTTTGCAAATTGGAGTGGTCCAACAAGCACGATAATAGTATGGTCAACAAGTTTTTGAGAGCCCGCTATATGGATGGAAATGGGTCCCTTAAAAccccctcttctccctcttctccctcttctattTGGCCTGGGATCAACAAGGTTTGGTCTGTGGTGCAGCGCAATGAAAGATGGATCATCGGCGATGGGTCCTCGATTAAGTTTTGGAAAGACTACTGGTTTGGGAACACCTCCATTCCCATGGCATCCAGCCTTCTAGAGGACTGGTTTCATGATAAAAAGGCAAAATTCTCTGATATCATTAAGGACGCCTCTTGGTCTCTTCCTTAG
- the LOC122645005 gene encoding uncharacterized protein LOC122645005 codes for MTAPLPTGFKPPPFYRYDETTDLTDHINYFNTMMTMYGGTKIVTCRAFPSSLKGTTTSWFSGLPPNSIITYAQLCRAFEICFQSSMKHKKTMVNLLNVKQRSDESILAFVSRFNKESLDVKDLDEAMAHKAMSNVLTDMDLIKDLARKPTKNMVELLERCNEFANMAKVLQVRKRTESKAEKKRWAADDRKDEKRTKTDY; via the coding sequence ATGACTGCACCTCTTCCGACCgggttcaagccacctcccTTCTACCGGTATGACGAGACGACCGACCTAACAGATCATATTAACTACTTCAAtacgatgatgaccatgtacgggggaacaaAAATTGTCACTTGTCGGGCTTTCCCCTCATCCCTCAAGGGCACAACGACCTCTTGGTTCTCAGGGCtgccgccgaactccataaTAACCTATGCCCAACTCTGCAGAGCCTTTGAGATATGCTTCCAAAGTAGCATGAAGCATAAGAAGACGATGGTCAACCTCCTCAATGTGAAACAGAGGTCTGACGAGTCGATCCtcgcattcgtctcccgcttcaacaaagaatccttagacGTCAAGGATTTAGATGAGGCCATGGCCCATAAGGCGATGAGCAACGTACTCAcggacatggacctcatcaaagACTTGGCCCGAAAGCCGACCAAGAACATGGttgagctcttggagaggtgcaatgagttcgccaacatggcgaAAGTGCTCCAAGTCCGAAAGAGGACTGAAAGCAAggcagagaagaagagatgggcgGCCGACGACCGTAAGGATGAAAAGCGAACCAAGACTGACTACTGA